The region CCCCAGTTCCGGCAGCCGGGTCCAGAGCGAATATTCCGACTGCACCGCCGCGATGGGTGCCACCGCCGCCGCGCGTTCCAGCGTCGCGGGCGCGATCTCGGACAGGCCGATGGCGCGGATCTTGCCCTCGTCCCGGAATCGCGCCATCTGGCCGATCACCTCCTCGACCGGGACCGAGGGGTCGCGGCGGTGGATGTAGTAGAGGTCAAGATGATCGACCTTCAGCCGCTTCAGCGAGGCGTCCAGACAATCGCGCAGGTAATCGGGTTCGTTGTTGAAGGGCCGTTCCTTCTCGCGGGTGATGCCCACCTTGCTGGCCAGCACCACCTGATCGCGGCGGGTCTTCAGGAACCCCGACAGCAACTCCTCGGCCCGGCCCTTGCCATAGACATTCGAGGTGTCGAAGTGATTGATGCCGAGATCAAGGCAGCGCGCCATGCAGCGCAGCGCCTCGTCGGGATCACCGGCCGCATAGGCGCCGACGAAATTCATCGTGCCAAGCGCCACCGCACCGATCTCGGGACCATCCGCGCCCAGTTTCCGTGTCTGCATCACCGACCCCTTTCACGTTTTCCGGGGCAACCCTGCCCGCCGGCGCGGGAAATGGAAAGGCAATGTCGCCAATTCGAACGGATCGGGTCTACCGGGCGGGGCAGACGAGTGTCAGATTTCGGATCGAACTGGAAAGCGCCGCTTCTGGAAGCCGGTCTTTGATTGCTCGAAACCCGCCGCGAGATAGAAGCTGAGCGTCGAAGGTTTCTGCGAGCCCGTCATGAGCATGACCTTGTAGCAGCCTGACGCCCAGGCGGATTCCGATGCCGCATCGAGGATCTGGCGCCCGTAGCCGCAGTTTCGATGGTCACTATGCGTTACAACGTTCTCGATCAGACCGAAGGGCTTCGCCCCCCGCGTGAGATTGGGGACCACGACAAGCGCGCAGGAAGCAACCAGCACATCATTCAGTTCGCCCAGAAAGATCGCACTTCCTGCATAGGTGAGAAAGCGCGCGAAAGCGTCACCCGCCTGAGCTTCCGTGGGTTGTTCATCTCCGGGAATGAGGTGCCGGTACAGCTCCAACAGCTGAGGGATATCGGCTTTGATGGCGCGTCGTATGGTCAGTCTGGATTCGTCCATGCGCCAAACCTGCTCGTTCCATCGATTGGCTGCAATGGGCTCGAGACAGCCAAACACGGCTCCGCGACTACGCCGGCGATTGCGCGGGCCGGTCCCTGCGCCTTCACCTCAGCCCGCGAGCAGATCGCCCGTATCGACCAGCCGGGCGAAATCCGCCGCCAGATGCGCCATGGTCACGTCGAAGATGGCCTGGGCGGAAAGACCCGCCGCCGGCAGGTCGAAACCCATCACCGCATCC is a window of Paracoccus zhejiangensis DNA encoding:
- a CDS encoding aldo/keto reductase translates to MQTRKLGADGPEIGAVALGTMNFVGAYAAGDPDEALRCMARCLDLGINHFDTSNVYGKGRAEELLSGFLKTRRDQVVLASKVGITREKERPFNNEPDYLRDCLDASLKRLKVDHLDLYYIHRRDPSVPVEEVIGQMARFRDEGKIRAIGLSEIAPATLERAAAVAPIAAVQSEYSLWTRLPELGLVQACARHGAALVAFSALGRGVLTDAPPQPDDLREGDLRRGMPRFDAENYPRNMERIARFADYAHEIGHSAEAVALAWLLSRAPHVIALPGSRSSAHMEANAKGGDLVLTPGQLAEIETLLPVGFAHGARYNRAMSRGPEAYC
- a CDS encoding GNAT family N-acetyltransferase, producing the protein MDESRLTIRRAIKADIPQLLELYRHLIPGDEQPTEAQAGDAFARFLTYAGSAIFLGELNDVLVASCALVVVPNLTRGAKPFGLIENVVTHSDHRNCGYGRQILDAASESAWASGCYKVMLMTGSQKPSTLSFYLAAGFEQSKTGFQKRRFPVRSEI